From Octopus bimaculoides isolate UCB-OBI-ISO-001 chromosome 19, ASM119413v2, whole genome shotgun sequence:
ACATCCAACCAGTTTCTGTTGGATAATCATCTTCGAAAACATCATGTGACTCTTTACTCTTGTTCTACATGTAACCTTTCATTTCGAAATGTCCAAAATCTCATGCAACATAAACTACAACATGAATGCCAGCCTCGAAATATTGAGAAACAGAAGGGCAGATGTTGTAAATACCAATGTGATATGTGTTCTTATGAAACTGACCATAAATCAACTTTCAACCGCCACGTTCTAAGACACAGTGTTGCCAAATATCAGTGTGATGAGTGTCAAATGCCGTTTATGCGGGAAGGAAATCTAATTTTACACAAGCAACGGAATCATTCAACAGCTGAAAGTACTTCTATGTTTAACAAAGAACAGCGTTACCAATGTCCACACTGCCAATACGCTTCCAGTTATAAAATCACTCTTCAGAGACATGTGTTGAAGCATGCAATTGCTCTTTTCAAGTGTGATCTTTGTCACATGCCTTTCATATGTCAAGGTAAACCTATTTCAGAGTGTTATTCTGAATATAGTCTCTGCTGTTTCTTTTTAACTTGTCTTGCTTTCTGGTGCTAtgttgttgtcgtttaaccctttagtgttcacattactccgtcaaatgtgatgtttatttatctatttatttattcatcctgtagcattgagatttcgatgatgtgattgtatattttcaaaatgaaattgtagggtaggtgtgttAGGCAGGATCTGctcagtttggacataaaacagagagaatgtttgggctggattaaatgctgaagggttaactCCCAGGTTAGCCCTAATTGAACAGCCCTAGGATCAAAGTCTTTCCATCCTTCATGATGCagtctttctttttcatcattatttcatgTGTTCCAaggtagtgagctagcagaatctccCCACCCGCCCCACCCCNNNNNNNNNNNNNNNNNNNNNNcaccccctctctctcttatacacacacatgcatacatatacacacatattggtaTACTATAATCtttttgaaataatgatgattctaataatgattctttatcaaaattgtattttttttttcttaggtaATTTATCTCATCACAAGAAACTTCAACATGGTGCACTTGTGTCAGACAATATTCAAGACGAAGACCCTGCTCAGCATAGTTACCTACACAACTTCAACACACAGAGGAAACTTAATGAATCACAGGCTGTTTCTCAGGCCAACTCCTCATTCAGTTCTGCTGATGTTATCAATCTTGCTCAGTGCAAACCTGAAATATATACTCCCTACCCAACTGCACCTATCATCTGCCAGGATGAGAGACCCGAAGTGTATAATGTTTACCCTGTGCTAGAATCTGAACCTGTTGTCTGCAAAGACGACAGACCTGAAAGTTTCCTGTGTCCCTACTGCCCAACTAAATTTGCCACTAAGGAGGATTTCCTCAAACATATCAGCAGTCATGAAGGGACTATGTACCACTACACAGTGGGCACCTCTTCCTTGTTGCAGCAAGTgcagtttgaagaaaatatgttaCAACAGTatggcaacaacagcagtaatttaaCAGCTGATGGTGGCACCAATGAACACTCATCATTGCCCGCTGCTGCCACTGTCCTTACAGACACCTTACTGACTCTTAGGGACGTATCTGGGAATGCTTCAGGCTTTGTCAGCTCAGCTAGCAATTTTCAAAGTGAAGAGAGCCAAAGTCCTGGAGGACTAAATTATATTGAGATTGATGACGACAATAACGacagtgatattgatgatggaaataataacaacaacaacaacaatagtaataacaacaacaacaacaataataataacaataataataataatgataatgataatcaagGGGTCATTGGAACTGAAAACattagagggaaagaaagaattgaaattgGAGTTATCACTTTAGAGGCTGATGAAAGAAAATTGAGAAACTCTGATGTAAATATTGAGCCAAGACAGACTGCAGCTCTTGATCATGGTCAGAATTTGGTAGAGTGCTGTGACAAAGAAATTCAGTGTGCCATCATTTCATCTGAAGGTTCCCCTGCCAATGATTCATTGTCTGCATCTCTTGTACAGCCTCCCCAGAGGGGAAGATATGTTAAACTAGTCTCCGACTTTGATGATTTCGCTGAACGTCCATTTGCATGTGCTCTCTGCTATCATCGCTTTAGCAAGTATGAAGAACTTAAGATACATGTACAGAATCACTTGACGGGTGCAGGAGGATTTGAAGAGATTCCATCCACTGCACTGTTTGTATCCACAACTTCAGATTAAACTGCAGACAAGGACAGACATTGTTTATAGGATGTTATAAAGGTTTGTACCATAAATGGCAATGCTACTAAATCAAGACTCTACGGAACATGGTTTATACTGCGAGTACCAAACATGGTTTATATTGAAAGTAACAGATAATGTAAACAGGATTTCCCCATATTTGTTGAAGAGAACAAGATATAAAGTACCAAACATAGTACATACCTGTGTTAAGATCCCAAGTCTTCACCTGTCAGTTAGTTGGCCAGTATACTATCAACAAATTAATTCATCTTCTCTGGTTCTTCCTTATATCCCTTCTCCatctctaatcatcatcatcatcatcatcatcatcattgtcatcatcatcctttgatacctgttttccatgctggcatgggttggacagtttggcaggagttggccagctgggGAGcagtccagactccagttgtctgttttgctgtggtttctatggctggatgcccttcttaacaccaaccactctacagtgtgTTGGGTGCagttaacatggcaccagcactagtgcatTTGTAAGTGGTACCAGCATGGATGCATTTTACATGACATCAACACCTGCAAAGGACCTGTCTGTATGCACGGATGACCATGATTTCATTTagtttgatgtgtcttctcaagtacagcaaattgccacaactcCTGGCCCCTTGTCATTTTCTTAGTGAGACCCAGCATCTGAAGCTCCTTTcacaccactttgtcccacatcttcctgagtctatcccttccacaggttcccgccaaaaacaacaacacaatgtAGAAATTTTATCaaacttatatttaattatctttttattaaaaaaaatctttattgttttaatttcaccAAATGGTCCAGATTCAAACTGATTTAGATTTTTCGATTGTTTCTGGTTAGTTTGGTTAATCTTTTGTCTGAATGATTCTCTGTGTAGTCTACAGTGGCAGTCATCATAGTTTCCAGTTTTAATCCAGGCTGCATTTGTAATGATTCAATTTTCTGTGATATATTGATTTCCAACTCGGGTACAAAAAGCCATACATTTGTGGGGAAGCATTACATGCACCAAGGAATGACTGCACTGATTCAAAGGTCATATGTCTAACCCTCATATATAACTGCAATGCATTCatacaaaaggcaaagtcagccctaatgagaattgaactcaaaacatcaaAGGGAAAATGCTAAACATCTCGAGCCCATCACTTTAGTGTTTCTGCTATGCCACCACCATTGTTCTAcatttttagaatttattttacatgaaatataaaaatataaaattaaaacacattATTTACTGAGTTTTGGTGAGACTTTTATTAAAAGGTTGTCTGGGAACAGGAGATTTGGTACTTCATAGTTCCATTCagattgaaatttgaaatcatcctTTCTGGGATCAATGGAATGATGCCCAAGGGAAGAAGTCAAGTTATGAAGGATCACAGTTATGCCTCACAAACTCTGAAGTGTAATGATTATGGGTTCTTCTTGTCAGCATCTGCTGCCACTCGTTATCTGGACAATATCTACAGACTCCCCAGCCAACTGTCACAGTTTCTCAGTCTGTTCAGCAGTTGTGTGCTTTCTATGCAGCCAACATttacagatatatctatacacatccaTTCTGTATCCAAACTCTGTATCATCTATCTAGTTAATATCTACAGTCATATATAAGCTGTTAACCCTGAAGACTGTGACAtgcacgctcacactcacacacacacacacacacacacgcacatgcacatgcacacatacacaaatacatatataaagacagagagagggaaactACACTTTCTATCTACTCAGCATCTACACATTGTGTCTATCCAGTCAGCAACTACACTGTATCAATCAAATTAACACCTACATACTGTGTCTAACCAGCCAGCATATATACTATGTCTACTCAGTCAGTATCTAAAATCTGTGTCTGCTCAGTCTGTGTATATCTACAAATGCCAATAGCAACTGGGACTTTCTAACCACAGACATTATATAGTTGAGTAAATGAGGTTGGATATCGACAGTTTTGATCATTTTAATTTGACCATTTCTAAAGTATCAGATaaataagaaaatcaataaatccAACTTTCAAGTAACCATTTTTGAAGAATCCTGAACGATGGAATCAGAAATAGCGAAAATGAGTTCATTTTGgttattctattttaaaattatattttttcttctgaatattagaaaaaaatgagagaattGACTGAACAAATTGGAGGCAGATTCTATTTCCCTCTCAACCCAAAAATCTACTTTTCTGTACAAGTCTGCGATGATCCAGCAGAATATCATATGATATTGGAGTATTGGCATCTAAAATAAAATGGGGTTTCTGCTACAATCTTGATATTGATTCAATATTACCCGAAATATCTTCTGTAGAATCTCCAGTATAGCTGATGCCATTTCTGTGACCATTTTCTGGCTTCTTAAAATCTTGATCACccaaataaaatctaatttcctgtgaaatgaaaaaagaaaatgaaagaaattatatattgtaCAATATCTGTTTTGTTATGAGA
This genomic window contains:
- the LOC106875396 gene encoding zinc finger protein 271 — protein: MAALSPSNENVDRVWMDNNISQHCYEELPSSNSVLCSRNQPLTPSSDDGNISETVAKDIFILNQQTSRDRQPSLMINLKSLQETKRYKCPICVYKTNYKSDLNRHSKKHSKCSFTCDICKMPFMSMGIVMYHKQKHHSEQMSNMRHRYSCSMCPYGTKSKSDLNRHLKLHPLAKYLCYICHIPFNNFETLELHLKTWHPDANSVVALNKPANIEVPSKTAHDAFSDSDNQNKRSREGSHSPSDTVYFYLQNIDKKGSDPNKVECNYSSRSQIKLETEKFKCTFCSKLFEDQSVLDFHILQFHIETQFSLSSGEQLNLGNTLTDSSSTKDADRQEYCEIQQRETLQCSQCVFKTSNQFLLDNHLRKHHVTLYSCSTCNLSFRNVQNLMQHKLQHECQPRNIEKQKGRCCKYQCDMCSYETDHKSTFNRHVLRHSVAKYQCDECQMPFMREGNLILHKQRNHSTAESTSMFNKEQRYQCPHCQYASSYKITLQRHVLKHAIALFKCDLCHMPFICQGNLSHHKKLQHGALVSDNIQDEDPAQHSYLHNFNTQRKLNESQAVSQANSSFSSADVINLAQCKPEIYTPYPTAPIICQDERPEVYNVYPVLESEPVVCKDDRPESFLCPYCPTKFATKEDFLKHISSHEGTMYHYTVGTSSLLQQVQFEENMLQQYGNNSSNLTADGGTNEHSSLPAAATVLTDTLLTLRDVSGNASGFVSSASNFQSEESQSPGGLNYIEIDDDNNDSDIDDGNNNNNNNNSNNNNNNNNNNNNNNNDNDNQGVIGTENIRGKERIEIGVITLEADERKLRNSDVNIEPRQTAALDHGQNLVECCDKEIQCAIISSEGSPANDSLSASLVQPPQRGRYVKLVSDFDDFAERPFACALCYHRFSKYEELKIHVQNHLTGAGGFEEIPSTALFVSTTSD